A part of Aegilops tauschii subsp. strangulata cultivar AL8/78 chromosome 2, Aet v6.0, whole genome shotgun sequence genomic DNA contains:
- the LOC141040885 gene encoding uncharacterized protein — MIQERGDYKLLDPTDILERLNTHVFQLAEKRDLYGLSYGRSCAMKAKAVSESEGEDSGSSLGDPEELSQELALLVKKFRKFSRRGHFGKSSRSDDSSCRDYKKRLCHKCKKPGHYIQDCPQWEKESKKKKYKDCSSDDSKKKKKSSKSASSKSSKSSSHKKSSSKKARAFIGKEMDSEAESEEHEEEEASEESESGVVSLDLATAFVSKSIFNTEENGFYNKADDDNDDYTPTYCFMAKGAKVLKYPSSESSEDESDENLKPSYSKLAKIAVNNKRLLKRFKTC; from the coding sequence atgatacaagaacgtggagattaCAAGTTACTTGATCCcactgatatcctcgagaggctaaacactcatgtgttccagcttgctgaaaagagagatctctatggtttgAGCTATGGTAGATCAtgcgccatgaaggccaaggcagtctctgaatctgaaggtgaagattctggtagcagccttggtgatcctgaagaactgagccaggagctagcattgctcgtgaagaaatttcggaagttctcaaggcgtggtcactttggaaaatcctcaaggagtgATGATTCCTCATgccgtgactacaagaagagactatgccacaaatgcaagaaacctggtcactacattcaagactgtcctcagtgggaaaaggaatcaaagaagaagaaatacaaggattgcagttctgatgactcaaagaagaagaagaaatcttcaaagtctgcatcatcaaaatcctcgaagtcttcatctcacaagaagagcagctctaagaaggctcgggcattcattggcaaggaaatggattctgaagctgaatctgaggaacatgaggaagaggaggcatctgaggagtcagaatctggtgtggTGAGCCTAGACCTCGCTACCGCATTCGttagcaagtccatcttcaacactgaagaaaatggcttctaCAACAAGGCTGATGACGACAACGATGACTAcactcccacctattgcttcatggcaaagggtgccaaggtactcaaatatccctcctctgaatcaagtgaggatgaatctgatgaaaacctcaagcctagctactctaaacttgctaagattgctgtgaacaacaaaaggcttttgaaaaggttcaaaacatgctag